The DNA window GACGCCAACGGCGCAGATAAGGCCATCCAGAAGTATTTGAGTGACCGCCAATACGACAAGGTTGTCGTATTTTGCACAGCCGACGCGTGCAGAAACAATCTTGGTGAGTGGGCCGTGCGATCCGTAGCGCCGCCGCACGAAACACGGGATTTTGCCTTCTTCACGGCCAAAGACGCAGCGATGGCACGCGAAGCGGAGTATGGGTTCATGCTGTGGGACGGCGAGAGCGCGGGAACGATTGTCAACGTGGCACGACTCGTCGCAGCGGGAAAACCGGTCGTGATCTACTTATCGCCTCGGAAGATATTCGTCACGCTCAAGTCGCGCCAGGAACTCGATGTCCTCTTGCACGAGATTCCCGCCGCTGCCGCAGCACGAGTCAAGCGATATATCGCAGAGCACGCCCGTGAGTTCGAGCAACAGAGCATGTTCGGTGCCGCGTGACCCGTTACTCAACCCCTCGGTTCTTGTGGCCTGGCTAAAGATTTGTCGGGTAGACCCGGGTGGCAACACCCGGGTCTACCCGACAACCTTTAGAAACGAGGAAGTGTGCGGCAAAGGGGGGTGTTGGAGCCCGGACTGGCCCGTTGCGATCCGCTTGACTTGCTCCAGGCGCTTTCCTAGAATCCCGCCATGCGCTTTCCGATCTCTCGTCGACCACCAGGGGCTCCGGGGCTAGGCGCCACGCCGGCGAAACAGGGCGCGGGTCACGGCGCCTCACCGCGTGGGGCGAGGCCGGGCAATGCCTCGGCGCCGGCACAGGGGGGGGAGCAGTTCCAGGAACTGCGGGCCTCGGCGCTGTATTGTCCCAAGTGCCGAGAGGCCACGCCTACGCGCGAAGTGCTCTTGTTGGTCCTTCCCGATGGCGGCAGCCTTCTTGATTACCGCTGCGCGCGTTGCGGAACCCCCACCGGCTCGCGCACGGCGAAGCCGGCCTCCAACGTTCGCGTCCTTCGTTAGCGCGGCGCGGTCGCGCGTCGTGGTCAAGAAGATCAAGAAGAAATCTCCCGCGGGAGCGTCGGGGTGGCGTGGCGTACCACTGGCGTTGGTGGTGACGGCACTGGCGGGACCTCGGCGCGAAGCGCGCGACGTGCTGCGGGCGTTTTCGCCTACGTGGCGCCTGCGGGAAGTCTTTCTGGATCATTTCAGTCTGGAGGTCGTGTCCACCGATCGACCCCTCACCCTCGTCGAATTCATGGCGTGGCCTGGACTCGCTGATCCCGCATGGGCATTTAAGTCCGCGGGCGGATACGGGGTGGTGTTGACCAAGGCGCCGGCGGAGGAGACGAGCGAGGGGCCGCGGTTCGGCGTGGTGCCGGTCGTGGTTCGCCTCATGGCGTCTGACCTAGACCGGCTGTCCGAGCTGTGGGCCGAGGACGTCCCGGAGGTGGCGCGCGTGGCGTTGACCACCGCGTTCACCGAGGCCATGAATCTGATCCCGGGCTATGATCGCGCGGTCTGGAGCGGCCCCCGCCCCGCACGCGATCTCAACGCGCTCATCAACCACCTCAACGCGCTGGTGACCGATGAGTGCGCGTTGGCGGGTGTGGATGCTCCCAGGAAATTTCCGTTCGCTGCGGATCAGCGGATGGCAGCCATCCCATCGGTCGTAACGCTGTAACGGTCAACCACCGACCGCGACGCCCAACCACCGGCCGATGAGAAAGGTCGCCCCAGCAGCGGCCGAGCCCAGCAGTGCCATCCTGGCCGCGCTCCACAGCACGCTCCGACCTGTAAAGAGGCTCATCAGCCCGCCGACTACCAGCAATCCCGCTTCCATCGCGAGCAGCGATCCCAACAGCCCGGGTTCGTCTGTGGGAAGGAGAAACGGGATCAGCGGGATCAATGCGCCGGCGGCGAAGCTTGCGAAGGACGCCAGCGCGGCGGAAAGGGGGGAGACTAGGTCGCTGGGATTGAGCCCCAATTCTTCACGTGCGAGTGTGTCGAGGCCTTGCTCGGGATCCGCGATTAGCCGAGAAGCTACGGAGCGCGCCGCGTCCGGGGACAAGCCTTTGGCTTCGTAGATTGTGGCCAGTTCGTCGATCTCCTCCTCGGGCATGGCTTCGAGCTCGTGCCGCTCCAGCGCGAGTTGGTGTTCCAACAGCTCGCGCTGCGTCTTCACGGACACATATTCACCAGTGGCCATGGAGAGACTGCCCGCGAGCAGACCTGAAAATCCCGCGATCGCCACGTTGTGCGGGTCCACCC is part of the Nitrospirota bacterium genome and encodes:
- a CDS encoding VIT1/CCC1 transporter family protein; amino-acid sequence: MTPKVSSVLTSLYEERTSAFLYRAMEAAETASPSRAALFAKLRVASERQAALWESRLQTLGGTAPPFRPPLRAKIAVLLLRALGPRPILPVLAAMKVRGLSVYRPGAVPPEPQLVESVPAMAPTPIPETWHHARQGGGALRAAVFGVNDGLVSNASLIVGVAAAGVDPHNVAIAGFSGLLAGSLSMATGEYVSVKTQRELLEHQLALERHELEAMPEEEIDELATIYEAKGLSPDAARSVASRLIADPEQGLDTLAREELGLNPSDLVSPLSAALASFASFAAGALIPLIPFLLPTDEPGLLGSLLAMEAGLLVVGGLMSLFTGRSVLWSAARMALLGSAAAGATFLIGRWLGVAVGG